One window from the genome of Saccharicrinis carchari encodes:
- the mnmA gene encoding tRNA 2-thiouridine(34) synthase MnmA, producing the protein MQKKKVVIGLSGGVDSSVAAYVLKQQGYEVIGLFMKNWHDTTGVLDSDCPWLEDRFDAMSVAKKLDIPFHFVDLSEQYRARVVDYMFSEYEKGRTPNPDVLCNREIKFDVFMDKAFELGADYVATGHYCRKDTIEKDGKVYHRLLAGNDTNKDQSYFLCQLSQQQLAKSLFPIGDIVKPEVRRIANELNLITAHKKDSQGICFVGKVDLPVFLQQKLESKKGKVFLIEKDSELYKRNWQQAFDNPTDEVLEELSKPYLFHPKYGKKVGEHGGAHFYTVGQRKGLNIGGFPEPLFIIGTNILHNQIYVGMGKENPGLFRQVLKINTGELHWIRPDLALKEGESCRLRIRIRYRQPLQNGVIHCRKQGMYVVFDQPQRGIAPGQFAAWYMDDELIGSGVIG; encoded by the coding sequence ATGCAAAAAAAGAAAGTAGTTATAGGATTGTCGGGAGGGGTAGATTCGAGTGTTGCGGCCTATGTTTTAAAGCAACAGGGTTATGAGGTAATCGGCCTGTTTATGAAAAACTGGCACGATACCACAGGAGTGCTGGATTCGGATTGCCCATGGTTAGAGGATAGGTTCGATGCCATGTCGGTGGCAAAAAAACTGGATATTCCCTTTCATTTTGTCGATTTGAGCGAGCAGTACCGTGCTCGTGTGGTGGATTATATGTTTAGCGAGTACGAAAAGGGGCGTACACCCAACCCGGATGTACTGTGCAATCGCGAAATTAAGTTCGATGTTTTTATGGACAAAGCCTTTGAGCTGGGAGCCGATTATGTGGCTACCGGCCACTATTGCCGAAAGGACACCATAGAAAAAGACGGTAAGGTATATCATCGATTGCTGGCGGGTAATGATACCAACAAAGACCAAAGTTATTTTCTTTGCCAGCTCTCGCAGCAACAACTGGCCAAGTCTTTATTCCCAATAGGAGATATTGTAAAACCTGAGGTGCGCAGGATAGCTAATGAGTTAAATCTGATTACTGCCCATAAAAAAGATTCGCAGGGAATTTGCTTTGTAGGTAAAGTGGATTTACCCGTTTTTCTTCAGCAAAAACTGGAATCAAAAAAAGGTAAAGTCTTTCTTATTGAAAAGGATTCGGAATTATACAAGCGCAATTGGCAACAAGCTTTCGACAACCCAACCGATGAGGTACTCGAAGAGCTGTCCAAACCGTATTTATTTCATCCGAAATATGGCAAAAAGGTCGGTGAGCATGGCGGGGCACACTTTTATACCGTGGGACAGCGTAAAGGGCTGAATATTGGAGGCTTTCCCGAACCGCTGTTTATTATTGGTACAAATATTCTGCACAATCAGATTTATGTGGGTATGGGCAAAGAAAACCCCGGGTTGTTCCGTCAGGTACTTAAAATAAATACCGGCGAGCTGCATTGGATTCGTCCTGATTTAGCCTTGAAAGAGGGCGAGAGTTGCAGGCTGCGCATTCGTATCCGTTATCGGCAGCCACTGCAAAATGGAGTGATTCATTGCCGTAAACAAGGCATGTATGTGGTGTTTGATCAACCCCAGCGTGGCATTGCACCAGGACAGTTTGCCGCTTGGTATATGGATGATGAGTTGATAGGCTCCGGAGTAATAGGTTAA
- a CDS encoding TonB-dependent receptor, producing MVKNWALIVFCCFVFISKGQTGQKDQMPKDTLDRKMVHRQIHEVSVQAPVKIIAKNKWPGAYAAIPGTALQSGSPYTLQLQLNRLPGVVMQQGTLSTNRITIRGIGSRTPYQTNRIKAYWGEMPLTDGDGATALENIGLNDMGRVEVLKGPASSLYGAGLGGVVLLHPFSKGLDKSTIRINSGVGSFGTHLHHANIKLKNTQKGNFQLVGGAINTDGYRQNSSYQRYNLTFKGQQTLGRNYFNFLYNFKYLKGGIPSSLDSLDFKDKPQKAASSWYNIRGYEEDRGHMLCLGFVSPIRNNWVNSFSFFAKSSSLNELRPFNQLNENRYSYGLRNKLSYSVAQLRAEVGIETMIDNNEVAMFGVKQDDLGKQLSDTEHRRRYYNIFGLLEYHPLSELVLQAAFNYNHTDYASVNRIKTNEETEYAYDPVFSPRVGFNYQLSAQIYVFGSLGHGFSTPSVEEAQMPNGSFNKNIKPEEGMSYEMGTRWAYPEANIYADLTLYWMRMKNLLVTERDAIDQFYGKNAGKTAHRGIEATLGLDLIKKVESKHLSLEFSFFVSKNTFIDFVDDGINYKNKHLPGIPGSSTSLQLQGYFNPFRFNINHAFTGSQYLNDANSKQLNSYHKTDARVSFDFSLNKIGGSVYLGVYNIFDKPYASMLVVNAKSFGNARPRYYYPGLPFNAIGGVELSF from the coding sequence ATGGTAAAAAATTGGGCCTTAATTGTGTTTTGTTGTTTTGTTTTTATATCAAAAGGTCAAACTGGGCAAAAGGATCAAATGCCCAAGGATACGCTGGATAGAAAAATGGTGCATCGTCAGATTCATGAAGTTTCTGTGCAGGCTCCCGTAAAAATAATCGCAAAAAACAAATGGCCGGGTGCTTATGCTGCCATACCGGGTACAGCGCTTCAATCGGGGAGCCCCTATACTTTACAGCTTCAACTTAATAGATTACCCGGTGTGGTGATGCAGCAGGGTACTTTAAGCACCAATCGCATCACTATCCGCGGTATCGGATCACGCACGCCTTATCAAACCAATCGTATAAAAGCTTATTGGGGCGAAATGCCTCTGACAGACGGGGATGGTGCTACTGCATTGGAGAATATTGGACTTAACGACATGGGTAGGGTAGAGGTGCTCAAGGGGCCTGCTTCGTCCTTATACGGTGCCGGATTGGGAGGGGTTGTTTTGCTGCATCCATTTAGTAAGGGGTTGGATAAGTCTACCATACGTATAAATAGCGGGGTAGGTAGTTTTGGTACCCATTTGCATCACGCAAATATCAAGCTAAAAAACACCCAAAAAGGAAATTTTCAACTTGTAGGGGGTGCCATAAATACGGATGGATACAGGCAAAATAGTTCGTATCAAAGGTATAACCTCACCTTTAAAGGACAGCAAACACTGGGGCGTAATTATTTCAATTTCTTGTATAATTTCAAATACCTCAAAGGTGGAATTCCCAGTTCCCTGGATAGTTTGGATTTTAAGGATAAGCCACAAAAAGCAGCCTCCTCATGGTACAATATCAGGGGCTACGAAGAGGACAGGGGACATATGCTTTGCTTGGGGTTTGTATCTCCCATTAGAAACAACTGGGTTAATTCCTTTAGCTTCTTTGCAAAAAGTTCATCGCTCAACGAGTTACGTCCTTTTAACCAACTTAATGAAAATCGCTATTCCTATGGTTTGCGAAATAAGCTTAGTTATAGTGTGGCACAATTAAGGGCAGAAGTTGGAATCGAAACAATGATCGATAACAATGAAGTTGCTATGTTTGGGGTAAAACAGGATGATTTAGGTAAGCAGCTTAGTGATACGGAACATCGGCGCCGCTATTACAATATTTTTGGACTGCTTGAGTACCATCCTTTGTCGGAACTTGTTTTGCAAGCGGCATTCAACTATAACCATACGGATTATGCTTCAGTGAATAGGATTAAAACCAACGAAGAAACAGAATATGCTTATGATCCGGTGTTTTCGCCTCGGGTGGGTTTTAACTATCAGCTATCGGCACAAATCTATGTTTTTGGCAGCTTGGGGCACGGTTTTTCGACCCCCTCGGTAGAAGAAGCGCAAATGCCCAATGGATCCTTTAACAAAAACATAAAGCCCGAAGAGGGAATGAGCTATGAAATGGGAACAAGGTGGGCTTATCCCGAAGCCAATATTTATGCCGATTTGACCTTGTATTGGATGAGGATGAAAAACCTTTTGGTAACCGAGCGCGATGCGATAGATCAGTTTTATGGAAAAAATGCAGGTAAAACGGCACATCGGGGTATCGAAGCCACCCTTGGCCTGGATCTTATTAAAAAAGTAGAAAGCAAACATTTGAGCTTAGAATTTTCCTTTTTTGTCTCCAAAAATACGTTCATTGATTTTGTTGATGACGGTATCAACTATAAAAACAAGCATCTGCCAGGTATTCCGGGCTCAAGTACAAGCTTGCAGTTGCAGGGATACTTTAATCCATTCCGATTTAATATAAACCATGCCTTTACCGGGTCGCAGTATCTTAACGATGCCAACAGCAAGCAGTTAAACTCATACCATAAAACCGATGCCAGGGTGTCTTTTGACTTTAGTTTAAACAAGATAGGCGGAAGTGTTTATTTGGGTGTTTACAATATATTCGATAAGCCTTATGCTTCCATGCTGGTGGTTAATGCTAAATCTTTTGGCAATGCCCGGCCACGATATTACTATCCCGGGCTCCCTTTTAATGCCATTGGAGGAGTGGAATTGTCTTTTTAA
- the ychF gene encoding redox-regulated ATPase YchF: MGLQCGIVGLPNVGKSTLFNCLSNAKAQSANFPFCTIEPNVGVITVPDDRLIKLEELVKPQRVLPATVEIVDIAGLVKGASKGEGLGNKFLSNIRETDAIIHVLRCFDNDNVTHVDGSVDPVRDKDVVDMELQIKDLETIEARLQRSEKAARTSKDPDLKKLVEVLHLYKAALESGKSARSVQLEDAQQKLGKELFLLTNKPVLYVCNVDEGSVLKGNKHVEAVKEAVADENAEVLVIAAQTEADIAELDSFEERQMFLEDIGLKESGVAKLIRSAYRLLDLETYFTAGVKEVRAWTYQKGDRAPQAAAVIHTDFEKGFIRAEVIKYDDFIKYKSEQACKEAGKMNVEGKEYVVKDGDIMHFRFNV, encoded by the coding sequence ATGGGATTACAATGTGGAATAGTGGGCTTGCCCAATGTGGGAAAGTCAACTTTGTTTAATTGCCTGTCGAATGCAAAGGCGCAATCGGCCAATTTTCCGTTCTGTACAATTGAACCTAATGTGGGTGTTATCACGGTGCCCGATGATAGGTTGATAAAACTGGAAGAGTTGGTGAAGCCCCAAAGAGTTCTGCCTGCTACGGTAGAGATTGTTGACATTGCAGGTTTGGTTAAAGGTGCCAGTAAAGGCGAGGGGCTGGGCAATAAGTTTTTGTCGAATATTCGCGAAACAGATGCCATTATTCATGTGCTGCGCTGCTTTGATAATGATAATGTTACCCATGTTGACGGTTCTGTTGATCCGGTGAGAGATAAAGATGTTGTTGACATGGAGCTTCAGATAAAAGACCTGGAAACGATTGAGGCCAGATTGCAGCGCTCCGAGAAAGCGGCCAGAACATCTAAAGATCCGGATTTAAAAAAACTGGTGGAGGTGCTACATTTATATAAAGCCGCATTGGAATCGGGGAAATCAGCACGTTCAGTTCAATTAGAGGATGCGCAGCAGAAATTGGGCAAGGAACTTTTTTTGCTCACCAATAAGCCCGTGCTATATGTTTGTAATGTAGACGAGGGTTCAGTGCTCAAAGGAAATAAACATGTTGAAGCGGTTAAGGAAGCCGTTGCCGATGAAAATGCCGAAGTGCTGGTGATAGCGGCACAAACGGAAGCCGACATAGCCGAGCTGGACTCTTTTGAGGAACGTCAAATGTTTTTGGAAGATATTGGATTGAAAGAATCGGGTGTGGCTAAACTGATTCGTTCGGCTTATAGGTTACTGGACTTGGAAACCTATTTTACAGCAGGTGTGAAGGAGGTACGTGCCTGGACCTATCAAAAAGGAGATCGCGCCCCTCAGGCAGCGGCAGTAATTCATACCGATTTTGAGAAAGGATTTATTAGGGCGGAAGTCATAAAATATGACGATTTTATAAAATATAAATCGGAACAGGCTTGTAAAGAAGCAGGCAAAATGAATGTGGAGGGAAAGGAGTATGTGGTTAAAGATGGTGATATAATGCACTTTAGATTTAATGTGTAG